A window from Mogibacterium neglectum encodes these proteins:
- the ispG gene encoding flavodoxin-dependent (E)-4-hydroxy-3-methylbut-2-enyl-diphosphate synthase: MTKQVRCGRILIGGGAPVSIQSMTNVDTRDSEKLLAQINELENAGCDIVRVAIPDEAAVKSFAKVRQETEMPLVADIHFNYKLALAAIEAGADKIRINPGNIGSDDRVAKVVEAAGNKGIPIRVGVNSGSLDKKLLTKHGSVTAAALAESAINTLGKIERMGFDDLVLSIKSSNVKMNYDAHMLVKELTDHTLHIGITESGTPENGRLKSAVGIGSLLLAGVGDTLRVSLTDDPVNEVIFGRRILEAVGLREKSIEIVSCPTCGRTEVNLIEMANEAEERLREIGNRRARLGLKPLKIAVMGCVVNGPGESREADYGIAGGNKDGLVFAHGEIIAKVSEDELIPTLIDIVSNDTTKK; the protein is encoded by the coding sequence ATGACTAAACAGGTTAGATGCGGCAGAATTCTTATTGGTGGAGGTGCACCTGTATCAATTCAGTCGATGACAAATGTAGATACAAGAGATAGCGAGAAACTTCTTGCACAGATTAACGAGCTTGAAAATGCTGGTTGTGACATAGTGAGAGTTGCGATTCCCGATGAAGCTGCGGTGAAATCATTTGCGAAAGTTCGTCAGGAAACGGAGATGCCGCTCGTAGCAGATATTCATTTTAACTATAAGCTAGCTCTTGCAGCAATTGAGGCTGGGGCAGATAAGATTAGAATCAATCCAGGTAATATCGGTAGCGATGATAGAGTGGCAAAGGTTGTTGAAGCTGCTGGCAACAAGGGGATTCCTATCCGCGTAGGAGTGAATTCTGGTTCGCTTGATAAAAAGCTACTGACTAAGCATGGCAGTGTAACTGCTGCTGCGCTTGCAGAGAGTGCGATAAATACATTGGGCAAGATTGAGCGTATGGGATTTGACGACTTGGTTCTATCTATTAAATCATCTAATGTAAAGATGAACTATGATGCCCATATGCTGGTAAAGGAGTTGACTGACCATACTCTTCATATCGGTATAACTGAATCGGGTACACCTGAAAATGGGCGACTTAAATCAGCTGTAGGAATTGGATCCTTGCTTCTGGCTGGCGTTGGAGATACTCTCCGTGTATCACTTACAGACGATCCAGTAAATGAAGTTATATTCGGGCGTAGAATCCTTGAGGCTGTCGGTCTTAGGGAGAAGAGTATAGAGATTGTATCATGTCCGACTTGCGGTAGAACTGAGGTCAACCTAATTGAAATGGCAAATGAGGCAGAAGAGAGACTCAGAGAGATTGGTAATAGAAGGGCACGACTCGGTTTAAAGCCCCTTAAAATAGCGGTCATGGGGTGCGTGGTAAATGGACCTGGAGAATCAAGGGAAGCAGACTACGGAATTGCTGGTGGCAATAAGGACGGCCTTGTGTTTGCACATGGTGAAATAATCGCAAAGGTGTCTGAAGATGAGTTGATTCCTACTCTCATTGACATAGTTTCAAATGATACAACTAAGAAATAA
- the rseP gene encoding RIP metalloprotease RseP, with amino-acid sequence MILTIILTILMLMIITVPHEFGHLVTAKLFHIKVNEFAIGMGPLIASKDRGETKYSLRAIPIGGFCAMEAENEESDEERAFNNKPAWQRLIVLVSGAAVNVLVALILMIIITIYVGVPTNTLDEVVTDSPAAQSGLVAGDKITSIDGKKSSSWLDIVTTISKNTDGRAMKAVVVRDGKVHTYTITPERDKDGRLVIGIVSKSTHNVFVCTGQGAKMTWNLNSQMLSALKQMLHKGINKDSVTGPVGMAGLVNKTAHAGTLSYLYLVALISLNMAIINLLPFPALDGGRIIFVLISKVTGNMVSSKVEGYMHLVGFAVLMALFVFITWQDLAKVFGH; translated from the coding sequence ATGATTTTAACGATAATTCTTACAATATTGATGCTCATGATAATCACAGTTCCTCATGAGTTTGGACATCTTGTAACTGCTAAGCTCTTTCATATTAAGGTGAATGAGTTTGCAATTGGAATGGGACCGCTTATTGCAAGTAAAGATAGGGGTGAAACTAAGTACTCACTCAGGGCTATTCCTATAGGCGGTTTTTGTGCGATGGAAGCAGAGAATGAAGAAAGTGACGAGGAGAGGGCATTCAACAATAAGCCAGCTTGGCAGAGGTTAATTGTGCTCGTTTCTGGTGCGGCTGTTAATGTGCTTGTCGCATTAATTTTGATGATTATAATCACAATATATGTTGGTGTACCGACTAATACACTCGATGAGGTGGTTACCGATTCACCGGCAGCTCAATCAGGTCTTGTCGCTGGTGATAAAATAACTTCTATAGATGGGAAAAAATCGTCATCATGGTTAGATATCGTGACAACAATTTCGAAGAATACTGACGGTAGAGCTATGAAGGCAGTAGTCGTTCGTGATGGAAAGGTTCATACGTACACCATTACACCTGAGAGGGATAAGGATGGCAGGCTAGTAATCGGAATAGTGTCTAAGTCGACGCACAATGTGTTTGTATGCACAGGTCAAGGCGCGAAAATGACGTGGAATCTTAACAGCCAGATGCTAAGTGCACTTAAACAGATGTTGCATAAGGGTATAAATAAGGATAGCGTGACAGGTCCTGTTGGAATGGCAGGGCTTGTGAACAAAACAGCTCATGCAGGAACATTATCGTATTTGTATCTAGTAGCTCTAATCAGTCTAAATATGGCTATTATAAATCTTTTGCCTTTTCCTGCGCTCGATGGTGGCAGAATTATATTTGTTTTGATCAGTAAAGTTACTGGAAATATGGTTTCTAGTAAAGTGGAAGGATATATGCACTTAGTTGGATTTGCTGTTCTAATGGCACTTTTTGTATTTATCACATGGCAGGACTTAGCAAAAGTATTTGGACATTAA
- a CDS encoding 1-deoxy-D-xylulose-5-phosphate reductoisomerase gives MGIKRIILLGSTGSIGTQTLDIVRENPDKFKVVALTCKNRIDDLIKQIQEFKPEAVCVGNKEAAARVSAAFPAIEVNIGDAGLREIAKVDADIVLNALMGISGLAPTYEAILTGKDIALANKETLVAGGSLIMQLAAEKEVKILPVDSEHSAIFQCLEGNRGRKVRRILLTASGGPFRGYNIEKLERVSLQEALNHPKWSMGRKITIDSATMMNKGLEVIEAKWLFDIEPDKIDVHVHPESIVHSMVEFDDTSIIAQLGLPDMRIPISLALGYPSRLHYSGDSLNLFEEGSSLHFEKPDTNVFECLSMAYEAIENGGSYPILLNGANEELVSMIIEGKIEFLDIQRSLRRLMDEHKLVKSNTIEDILEIDKEARARVRELFR, from the coding sequence ATGGGAATAAAGAGAATAATATTACTCGGTAGCACAGGTTCAATTGGAACTCAAACCTTGGACATAGTCAGAGAAAATCCCGATAAGTTCAAGGTTGTGGCGCTAACTTGCAAAAATAGGATAGATGATCTTATAAAACAGATTCAGGAATTTAAGCCTGAGGCTGTATGCGTTGGAAATAAAGAAGCAGCCGCACGAGTGAGTGCGGCTTTTCCTGCTATTGAAGTGAATATAGGAGATGCTGGTTTAAGAGAAATCGCTAAAGTTGATGCTGATATCGTACTCAATGCCTTGATGGGAATAAGCGGTCTAGCGCCTACTTATGAGGCGATTTTGACAGGTAAGGATATTGCGCTTGCTAACAAAGAGACCCTTGTTGCAGGTGGTAGTTTGATTATGCAGCTGGCTGCAGAAAAAGAAGTAAAGATACTCCCTGTAGACAGTGAACATAGTGCAATCTTTCAGTGTCTAGAAGGAAATAGGGGAAGAAAGGTAAGAAGGATTCTGCTTACCGCTTCTGGTGGACCATTTAGAGGATATAATATTGAGAAGCTCGAGCGAGTTTCTCTACAGGAAGCGTTAAATCATCCGAAGTGGAGTATGGGACGTAAAATTACTATCGACTCAGCTACGATGATGAACAAAGGGCTAGAAGTTATTGAGGCGAAATGGCTTTTTGATATCGAGCCAGATAAAATTGATGTTCATGTGCATCCGGAGAGTATAGTTCATTCTATGGTCGAGTTTGATGATACGTCGATTATTGCACAGCTTGGTCTTCCAGATATGCGAATTCCGATAAGTCTTGCACTTGGATATCCAAGTAGGCTTCATTATTCAGGTGATAGTCTAAACCTGTTTGAGGAGGGTTCAAGCCTTCACTTTGAAAAACCAGATACCAATGTATTTGAATGTTTATCCATGGCATATGAAGCTATTGAAAATGGAGGCAGCTATCCAATACTATTAAACGGTGCAAATGAGGAGCTTGTATCGATGATCATCGAGGGAAAGATAGAATTTTTAGATATACAGAGATCGTTACGTAGATTGATGGATGAACATAAATTGGTTAAGTCAAATACGATTGAAGATATTTTAGAGATTGATAAGGAAGCGAGAGCCAGGGTAAGAGAGCTCTTTAGGTAA
- a CDS encoding phosphatidate cytidylyltransferase — translation MKTRIISALVMLPLLVVLYFGGIWLVGAALLISVIGVKEFFDGFNACDIRPSRKIAIAMAVILYAGYLILGNMSDFVGVWLVISVMASLVYGWDIKNRGISDSIATLAGIVYVVLFPYFIVLIDASRYRHFTWLVIIAAFGADIMAYFSGMFFGKHKMAPNLSPKKTVEGAIGGLVGASIFSALFGYFFMPNIVVQCSIIGVLGGAVSMAGDLTASAFKRQMGIKDYGKIIPGHGGILDRFDSVLFVAPFVYYFSVFFIR, via the coding sequence ATGAAAACTAGAATTATCTCGGCATTAGTGATGCTACCATTGCTTGTGGTGTTGTATTTTGGAGGTATCTGGCTTGTTGGAGCTGCACTTCTAATATCCGTTATTGGAGTAAAAGAATTCTTTGATGGATTTAATGCATGTGATATCAGACCATCGCGAAAAATAGCGATTGCGATGGCGGTCATCTTATATGCTGGATATCTGATACTTGGGAACATGTCAGATTTTGTTGGAGTTTGGCTTGTTATATCAGTTATGGCGAGTCTAGTCTATGGTTGGGATATCAAGAACCGTGGAATTAGCGATTCAATAGCCACACTTGCAGGTATAGTATATGTTGTACTATTTCCGTATTTCATAGTGCTTATCGATGCATCAAGATATAGACACTTTACTTGGCTTGTTATAATAGCTGCTTTTGGGGCGGATATTATGGCGTACTTTTCAGGTATGTTTTTTGGAAAGCATAAGATGGCACCTAATCTTAGTCCTAAAAAAACTGTTGAAGGAGCAATTGGCGGACTAGTAGGGGCATCAATTTTTTCAGCCTTATTCGGGTACTTCTTTATGCCAAACATCGTGGTGCAGTGTTCGATAATAGGTGTTCTCGGTGGAGCGGTATCGATGGCTGGTGATTTAACCGCTTCTGCTTTTAAGCGACAGATGGGAATTAAAGATTACGGTAAAATAATACCTGGTCATGGTGGGATACTGGATAGATTCGATAGTGTGCTTTTCGTCGCACCGTTCGTATATTATTTTTCAGTATTTTTCATTCGTTAA
- a CDS encoding isoprenyl transferase produces the protein MIEIGKIPKHVAVIMDGNGRWAKSKNRPRLFGHNAGMQAMKQIVITASNLGIEYLTVYAFSTENWKRSTEEVSGIFKLIIKYVDSELKELIKNNVRINILGDYNMLPSDSVRAIDELLDKTKDNDGLVFNIALNYGGRDEIVKAINEIIIDRQALADEGISVDVTEDEVSNHLYTGVLHKNIPDPDLIIRTSGEERLSNFLIWQAAYSEMMFTDTLWPDYSPEEFTAMIKKFSHRKRRFGGREKEDK, from the coding sequence ATGATAGAGATTGGTAAAATACCTAAGCATGTAGCGGTCATTATGGATGGCAATGGGCGATGGGCTAAAAGCAAGAATAGACCTCGTTTATTCGGTCATAATGCGGGTATGCAAGCGATGAAACAAATAGTTATCACCGCTTCGAATCTTGGAATCGAGTATTTAACAGTGTATGCTTTCTCTACAGAAAACTGGAAACGCAGCACAGAAGAGGTTTCGGGCATATTTAAGCTTATAATCAAATACGTGGATTCGGAGCTAAAGGAGCTTATTAAGAATAATGTTCGCATCAATATACTAGGTGACTATAACATGCTGCCAAGTGATTCGGTAAGAGCAATAGATGAACTCCTTGATAAGACAAAGGATAACGATGGGCTAGTATTTAATATTGCACTGAATTACGGTGGAAGAGATGAAATTGTCAAAGCTATCAATGAAATTATTATTGATAGACAGGCACTAGCCGATGAAGGGATATCAGTTGACGTGACAGAGGATGAGGTATCAAATCATCTATATACTGGAGTCTTGCATAAGAATATCCCAGACCCGGATTTAATCATAAGGACGAGCGGTGAAGAACGGCTGTCAAATTTTTTAATATGGCAAGCAGCCTACAGTGAGATGATGTTTACAGATACCCTGTGGCCAGACTATTCACCGGAAGAGTTTACAGCGATGATTAAGAAATTCTCGCATCGTAAGAGGAGATTTGGCGGGAGAGAGAAGGAAGATAAGTAA
- the frr gene encoding ribosome recycling factor, with translation MAKKSLEEKIEVTKNVLKENLNTVRAGRANPALLDKVMVSYYGVPTPLKSLSNITTPDPRTLMISPFDASSIGDIEHAINEANLGLNPSNDGKVIRLTIPQLTEERRKELIKHVKKFGEEAKVAVRNIRREENEELKKQEKAHEITEDDCKSELDNVQKKIDKAVKEIDAIIESKNKEVMEV, from the coding sequence ATGGCTAAGAAGAGCTTAGAAGAGAAGATTGAAGTTACTAAAAACGTTCTTAAAGAGAATCTGAATACAGTGAGAGCCGGAAGAGCAAACCCAGCACTTCTCGATAAGGTTATGGTAAGTTATTATGGAGTACCGACTCCTCTAAAGTCGCTTTCCAACATCACAACACCAGATCCACGTACACTCATGATTTCACCTTTTGATGCAAGCTCCATTGGGGATATTGAACATGCGATCAATGAGGCAAACCTTGGACTCAACCCATCCAATGATGGAAAGGTAATTAGACTTACTATTCCTCAGTTAACTGAAGAGAGACGTAAGGAACTGATTAAACATGTCAAGAAATTCGGAGAAGAAGCAAAGGTTGCAGTCCGTAATATTAGACGTGAGGAGAACGAGGAACTTAAGAAGCAAGAAAAAGCTCACGAGATTACTGAAGATGACTGCAAGAGTGAACTGGATAATGTTCAGAAAAAGATAGATAAGGCCGTTAAGGAAATCGATGCTATCATTGAAAGCAAAAACAAGGAAGTAATGGAAGTGTAA
- the pyrH gene encoding UMP kinase produces the protein MGIKYKRVLIKLSGEALAGEDKFGVNPDVTLKTAEQIKEIRANGVDVAVVVGGGNFFRGRTGGNIDRATADYMGMLATVMNALALQDSLLSIGCEAKVMTAIEIRDMAEGYSRRKSLDYLEAGKVVIFGGGTGSPFFSTDTTAALRAAEMNAEVILMAKAIDAVYSADPKLDPDAVRYERLTYMDIVEKNLKVMDLTAATLCKDNSIKLYVFALAEENGLMKVINGENIGTLVE, from the coding sequence ATGGGCATTAAGTACAAAAGAGTTTTGATTAAACTGAGTGGCGAAGCACTTGCAGGAGAGGATAAATTTGGGGTTAATCCGGATGTGACTCTCAAGACTGCTGAGCAGATAAAGGAAATCAGAGCTAATGGTGTAGATGTAGCTGTTGTCGTCGGTGGAGGCAATTTCTTCCGTGGCCGTACAGGTGGAAATATCGATAGGGCTACAGCCGATTATATGGGGATGCTAGCCACGGTTATGAATGCCTTGGCCTTGCAGGATTCACTTCTTTCAATAGGTTGCGAAGCAAAGGTTATGACAGCTATTGAGATTAGAGATATGGCTGAAGGATATTCGAGGCGCAAATCACTCGACTATTTAGAGGCAGGGAAGGTTGTGATATTCGGTGGAGGTACTGGTAGTCCATTCTTCTCAACGGATACGACTGCAGCTCTGAGAGCAGCTGAGATGAACGCCGAGGTTATACTCATGGCTAAGGCTATCGATGCTGTATATTCTGCAGATCCAAAGCTAGACCCTGATGCTGTTAGATATGAACGCCTAACGTATATGGACATCGTTGAAAAAAATTTAAAGGTTATGGATTTAACGGCTGCAACGCTTTGCAAGGATAATTCTATTAAGCTATATGTATTCGCACTTGCAGAGGAAAACGGACTTATGAAGGTAATAAATGGTGAGAATATAGGTACTTTAGTAGAGTAG
- the sppA gene encoding signal peptide peptidase SppA: MRDNNIKDNGSGKSNQAAKRQNSWLIAVIVVLVLMLTIGIVVTTLAYIGGARLSPSSGRSSFGGNSVAVMDVKGEIGDVSARATYDHNWTMHTINELIDDSSNKGIVIRVNSPGGSVYTSDELYEELMKYKSKTKRPVYFYFQDQAASGGYYIAMAGDKIYANRNTWTGSIGVKTGTIYDVRGLLDKLGIKTNTITSGRNKAMGSMTNKLTDEQREILQSLIDEAYNQFVRIVAKGRNMSESRVREIADGRVYSANQAKELGLIDGVCNEETFFKTVRTFKGMKDVSFDYMEPEKEDSVYDLLQQFIQSKSSSGKAAEYQKLIELSEDGNKFTVMYLADIKK; this comes from the coding sequence ATGAGAGATAATAATATCAAGGATAATGGTAGCGGTAAGAGTAACCAAGCTGCTAAGCGCCAAAATTCATGGCTTATAGCTGTGATAGTAGTCCTTGTTCTTATGCTTACGATAGGGATAGTGGTCACAACTCTCGCATATATTGGTGGTGCTAGGCTAAGTCCATCCTCTGGAAGAAGTTCATTTGGAGGTAATTCTGTTGCCGTTATGGATGTAAAGGGTGAGATTGGTGATGTCAGTGCTAGGGCTACATATGATCACAATTGGACGATGCATACAATCAATGAATTGATTGATGATTCGTCTAATAAAGGAATTGTCATCCGTGTTAATTCGCCAGGTGGTAGTGTCTATACATCCGACGAATTGTATGAGGAACTCATGAAGTATAAGAGTAAGACAAAGAGGCCAGTTTATTTCTATTTCCAAGATCAGGCTGCATCTGGTGGATACTATATAGCGATGGCCGGCGATAAGATTTATGCTAATCGAAATACATGGACGGGATCAATAGGAGTTAAGACTGGCACTATTTATGATGTCAGAGGCTTGCTAGATAAGCTCGGTATTAAGACCAATACGATTACTAGTGGCCGGAATAAAGCTATGGGTAGCATGACAAACAAACTCACAGATGAGCAACGTGAAATCCTTCAGAGCCTGATAGATGAAGCATATAACCAATTTGTTAGGATTGTTGCTAAGGGCCGTAATATGTCCGAGAGTAGGGTAAGAGAGATCGCTGATGGTCGTGTTTATTCAGCTAATCAGGCTAAGGAGCTCGGACTAATCGATGGCGTGTGTAATGAGGAAACCTTCTTCAAGACCGTGAGAACATTCAAAGGAATGAAGGATGTGTCGTTCGATTATATGGAACCAGAAAAGGAAGATAGTGTATACGATTTGCTGCAGCAATTTATACAGTCAAAGAGCAGCAGCGGGAAAGCAGCAGAATATCAGAAACTCATTGAGCTGTCAGAAGACGGTAATAAGTTTACGGTTATGTACCTAGCAGACATCAAGAAATAG
- the thiI gene encoding tRNA uracil 4-sulfurtransferase ThiI, producing the protein MNEKNIYIVRCGEVALKGMNKPYFERVLLERVRGVLNSYENTESKWNDGLMILKVPKEIDGEDIIKKVSNVFGVASVSPAVEAEKDIEQIGESAAEFMMELMERESIKTFKVKGKRADKTFPIQSPEIGRIVGAKILKTCKVLSVDVHDPDCELYVDVRREGTYIFRDKIKGFGGLPLGTNGKGLILMSGGIDSPVAAFMMAKRGMRIEAIHFHSYPYTSPRAQQKVEDLCATLAGYMGTIRMHVVNLLPIQEEIVKNCPEEETTLLVRRFMMRIAESIAIKKKDMMLITGEDLGQVASQTAEALVVTDSVVKMPVMRPLIAMDKVDIMDKAKEIGTYDISIQPYEDCCTVFLPKHPVTKPKLSKIEKSEEALDVEDLVSAAVDSAEVIDITPR; encoded by the coding sequence ATGAACGAGAAAAATATTTATATTGTTAGGTGCGGAGAAGTTGCGCTTAAGGGCATGAATAAGCCGTATTTTGAGAGGGTACTCCTCGAGAGAGTTAGAGGTGTTCTCAATTCGTATGAAAATACGGAATCAAAGTGGAATGACGGACTTATGATCTTGAAGGTTCCTAAGGAAATTGATGGAGAAGATATTATTAAGAAGGTTTCAAATGTCTTTGGGGTTGCTTCAGTAAGTCCAGCTGTCGAAGCTGAGAAGGATATCGAACAGATTGGTGAATCTGCAGCAGAATTCATGATGGAGCTGATGGAGAGAGAAAGTATCAAGACCTTCAAAGTTAAAGGTAAGAGAGCCGACAAGACATTTCCAATTCAGTCACCAGAGATTGGCAGAATTGTAGGTGCTAAAATACTCAAGACTTGCAAGGTTCTGTCAGTAGATGTTCATGATCCCGATTGTGAGCTATACGTAGATGTTCGCCGTGAAGGTACATATATATTTAGGGATAAAATTAAAGGCTTCGGTGGTCTACCTCTCGGGACGAATGGAAAAGGATTAATCCTGATGTCTGGAGGAATAGACAGTCCTGTTGCGGCATTTATGATGGCGAAACGTGGCATGAGAATTGAGGCTATCCATTTTCACTCATACCCATATACAAGCCCTCGCGCTCAGCAGAAGGTTGAGGATCTCTGTGCGACACTTGCTGGTTATATGGGGACAATTAGAATGCATGTTGTAAATCTTCTGCCGATTCAGGAAGAAATTGTAAAAAACTGTCCTGAAGAAGAGACTACACTTCTCGTGAGACGTTTCATGATGCGTATTGCCGAGAGTATTGCGATTAAGAAGAAGGATATGATGCTCATAACTGGAGAGGACCTCGGTCAGGTTGCTAGCCAGACGGCGGAAGCTCTTGTAGTTACAGACAGTGTAGTTAAGATGCCGGTTATGAGACCTCTGATAGCTATGGATAAAGTGGATATCATGGATAAAGCTAAGGAAATTGGAACCTACGACATCTCGATTCAGCCATATGAAGACTGCTGCACAGTGTTCCTGCCTAAACATCCTGTCACAAAGCCTAAGTTAAGTAAGATTGAGAAGTCCGAAGAAGCACTAGATGTAGAGGATCTCGTTAGTGCGGCGGTGGATTCGGCAGAAGTTATTGATATAACACCTAGATAA